One genomic region from Streptomyces sp. NBC_01431 encodes:
- a CDS encoding L,D-transpeptidase produces the protein MNGQPISGVPAGAGRRGRQGTALLALVLGALLLLVTACGGGDGSGSDKAKTGAGAAAGDTKASEAVVTITPADNAKDVATNGALKISADKGKLSAVTVADSKGNAVSGKISADGLGWTPDQHLASATQYKVHAVAKDAKGRESAKDMTFTTLVPTNTFIGQYVPEDGSTVGVGMPVSINFSRGITNPDAVKKAITVTAEPSVPVEGHWFGNDRLDFRPENYWAPGTKVTVKLNLDGVEGRPGVYGKQTRTIHFTIGRSQVSTVDASAHTMKVERDGKPLKTIPISAGSPANTTYNGQMVISEKYEVTRMNGATVGFGGEYDIKDVPHAMRLSSSGTFIHGNYWGDPSVFGSANTSHGCVGLEDARGAGDPSTPAAWFYNNSLIGDVVVVKNSKDKVIQPDNGLNGWNLPWSEWTK, from the coding sequence GTGAACGGGCAGCCAATTTCGGGGGTTCCGGCCGGAGCCGGACGGCGCGGACGGCAGGGCACCGCGCTCCTGGCCCTGGTACTCGGGGCGTTGCTGCTGCTGGTGACCGCGTGCGGCGGAGGTGACGGCTCGGGCAGCGACAAGGCCAAGACCGGCGCCGGCGCGGCCGCCGGGGACACCAAGGCCTCCGAGGCCGTGGTCACCATCACGCCGGCGGACAACGCCAAGGACGTGGCGACCAATGGCGCGCTGAAGATATCCGCCGACAAGGGCAAGCTGTCCGCCGTCACGGTGGCCGACAGCAAGGGCAACGCGGTCAGCGGGAAGATATCCGCGGACGGCCTCGGCTGGACCCCGGACCAGCACCTCGCCTCCGCGACGCAGTACAAGGTCCACGCCGTCGCCAAGGACGCCAAGGGCCGCGAGTCCGCGAAGGACATGACCTTCACCACGCTCGTACCGACGAACACGTTCATCGGCCAGTACGTGCCCGAGGACGGTTCCACCGTCGGCGTCGGCATGCCGGTCTCCATCAACTTCAGCCGGGGCATCACCAACCCGGACGCGGTGAAGAAGGCGATCACCGTGACGGCCGAGCCGTCCGTTCCGGTCGAGGGCCACTGGTTCGGCAACGACCGCCTCGACTTCCGCCCCGAGAACTACTGGGCCCCCGGCACCAAGGTCACCGTCAAGCTCAACCTGGACGGCGTCGAGGGCCGCCCCGGCGTCTACGGCAAGCAGACCCGCACGATCCACTTCACCATCGGCCGCTCCCAGGTCTCCACCGTCGACGCGAGCGCCCACACCATGAAGGTGGAGCGCGACGGCAAGCCCCTGAAGACCATCCCGATCAGCGCGGGCTCCCCGGCGAACACCACGTACAACGGGCAGATGGTGATCAGTGAGAAGTACGAGGTGACCCGCATGAACGGCGCCACCGTCGGCTTCGGCGGCGAGTACGACATCAAGGACGTACCGCACGCCATGCGCCTGTCGAGCTCGGGTACCTTCATCCACGGCAACTACTGGGGCGACCCGTCGGTGTTCGGCTCGGCCAACACCAGCCACGGCTGCGTCGGTCTGGAGGACGCGCGGGGTGCGGGCGACCCGTCCACCCCGGCGGCCTGGTTCTACAACAACTCGCTGATCGGCGACGTGGTCGTCGTGAAGAACTCCAAGGACAAGGTCATCCAGCCGGACAACGGCCTCAACGGCTGGAACCTGCCGTGGTCGGAGTGGACGAAGTAG
- a CDS encoding polysaccharide deacetylase family protein, with amino-acid sequence MNPSPRAVDRRSALRAGAGAAVVGAFAAGCSGDKAGDQPPASSKPTPSTSAAATAPARPGAHRPAPAPRAFPGQPVQISSGPTTRPQVALTFHGQGDPKIATTLLTEAEKAGARVTVLAVGSWLDEQPAMARRILDGGHELGNHTQHHIDISAMDEAQAYAEITGCADRLRRLTGSIGTWFRPSRAQYATPLVQTLARRAGYPHVLSYDVDSLDFTSPGASAVIRNVTGQIRNGSVVSLHFGYADTVTALPALLAELDRRRLRAVTTTELLI; translated from the coding sequence CTGAATCCATCACCCCGCGCGGTCGACCGCCGCAGCGCGCTGCGGGCCGGGGCCGGCGCGGCCGTCGTGGGAGCGTTCGCGGCAGGCTGTTCCGGCGACAAGGCCGGCGATCAGCCGCCCGCATCCTCGAAGCCGACCCCGTCCACCTCCGCCGCGGCCACCGCTCCCGCCCGACCCGGAGCCCACCGGCCGGCCCCGGCTCCCCGCGCCTTCCCCGGACAGCCGGTCCAGATCAGCAGTGGACCCACCACCCGCCCCCAGGTCGCGCTCACCTTCCACGGCCAGGGCGACCCCAAGATCGCCACGACTCTGCTCACCGAGGCCGAGAAGGCCGGCGCCCGCGTCACCGTCCTCGCCGTCGGCAGCTGGCTGGACGAGCAGCCCGCGATGGCCCGCCGCATCCTCGACGGCGGGCACGAACTCGGCAACCACACCCAGCACCACATCGACATCTCCGCCATGGACGAGGCGCAGGCCTACGCCGAGATCACCGGCTGCGCGGACCGGCTGCGCCGGCTCACCGGCTCCATCGGGACCTGGTTCAGGCCCTCGCGCGCCCAGTACGCGACACCGCTCGTGCAGACGCTGGCCCGGCGGGCGGGGTACCCGCACGTCCTGTCGTACGACGTTGACTCCCTCGACTTCACCTCGCCCGGCGCCTCGGCCGTGATCCGCAACGTCACCGGGCAGATCCGTAACGGATCGGTGGTGAGCCTGCACTTCGGCTATGCGGACACGGTCACCGCGCTACCCGCCCTACTCGCCGAACTGGATCGCCGCCGACTGCGCGCGGTCACGACCACGGAGCTGCTGATCTGA
- a CDS encoding L,D-transpeptidase, with the protein MRDVLKRAGAGAAAALAWAGLTAVLVTGLTGCSGGSLDLGDIGGKALTPQEAILVTPDDGAKGVKADGKLEVRVPSGRLERVKVMKTEDAQPEEVPGKISADGLTWTPSGTALQLAAAYTVDSVALDGHGRRQARHTSFTTYVPEHRFIGYFKPENRSTVGVGMIVSFSFNQAIKDRAAVERAIKVTAQPPVEVKGHWFGSDRIDFRPREYWKPGTRVTVDMRLRDVVAAPGVYGIQDKTIGFTIGRDQESLVDAEAHTMEVRRNGELVSTLPISAGSPKNTTYNGKMVVTDMFDVTRMNSRTVGFGGEYDIPDVPHAIRLTSSGTFLHGNYWAPANTFGNTNTSHGCVGLRDVKGGSSDTPAGWFFDRTLIGDVVQVVNSREREVAPDNGLSGWNLDWNRWKAGSAIS; encoded by the coding sequence GTGAGAGACGTACTGAAGCGGGCAGGGGCGGGCGCGGCCGCCGCCCTGGCATGGGCAGGACTGACGGCGGTCCTGGTGACCGGCCTTACCGGGTGCTCGGGCGGCAGCCTGGACCTCGGCGACATCGGGGGCAAGGCGTTGACCCCGCAAGAAGCGATCCTGGTGACCCCGGACGACGGGGCCAAGGGAGTCAAGGCGGACGGGAAGCTGGAGGTGCGGGTGCCCAGCGGGCGCCTGGAACGCGTCAAGGTGATGAAGACGGAGGACGCGCAGCCCGAGGAGGTGCCGGGGAAGATCTCCGCGGACGGGCTGACCTGGACCCCGAGCGGCACGGCGCTCCAACTGGCGGCCGCGTACACGGTGGACAGCGTGGCGCTCGACGGCCACGGCCGCCGTCAGGCGCGCCACACCAGCTTCACCACCTATGTGCCCGAACACCGTTTCATCGGGTACTTCAAGCCGGAGAACCGTTCCACGGTGGGCGTCGGCATGATCGTTTCCTTCAGCTTCAACCAGGCGATCAAGGACCGGGCCGCCGTCGAGCGCGCCATCAAGGTCACCGCGCAGCCCCCGGTGGAGGTGAAGGGCCACTGGTTCGGCTCCGACCGGATCGACTTCAGGCCGCGCGAGTACTGGAAGCCCGGCACCCGGGTCACCGTCGACATGCGTCTGCGCGACGTGGTGGCCGCACCCGGCGTCTACGGCATCCAGGACAAGACGATCGGCTTCACCATCGGGCGCGACCAGGAGTCCCTCGTCGACGCGGAGGCGCACACCATGGAGGTGCGGCGCAACGGCGAGCTGGTGTCCACGCTGCCGATCTCCGCGGGGTCGCCGAAGAACACCACGTACAACGGGAAGATGGTCGTCACCGACATGTTCGACGTGACCCGGATGAACAGCCGGACCGTCGGTTTCGGCGGTGAGTACGACATCCCGGACGTCCCGCACGCCATCCGGCTCACCAGCTCGGGCACCTTCCTGCACGGCAACTACTGGGCGCCGGCCAACACGTTCGGCAACACCAACACCAGCCATGGCTGTGTGGGCCTGCGCGATGTGAAGGGCGGCAGCTCCGACACCCCGGCGGGCTGGTTCTTCGACCGCACCCTCATCGGCGACGTGGTGCAGGTCGTCAACTCCCGTGAGCGCGAGGTCGCTCCCGACAACGGGCTCAGCGGCTGGAACCTCGACTGGAACAGGTGGAAGGCCGGCTCCGCGATCTCCTGA
- the glgX gene encoding glycogen debranching protein GlgX, with protein sequence MSSAAEQEAVRGAARSAAAARGRGHRGEPGALRPPVWPGAPTPLGARFRVGPDGVAGTNFALWAGGAEAVEVCLFDPLGGETRLALTELTHEIWHGFVPGVRPGQRYGFRVHGRWDPWTGARWNPAKLLLDPYARAVDGDFTLPPEVYGHVRDWPQQQVADTVRDDRDSAPHVPKGVVVQDDDDWADDHRPKTPWSDSVIYELHVRGFTRLHPEIPEPLRGTYAGLAHPAALEHLVRLGVTAVELLPVHQFAHEDHLLRRGLRNYWGYNSIGYFAPHAAYSASGTSGQQVGEFKRMVRALHGAGIEVILDVVYNHTAEAGELGPTLSLRGIDNRGYYRLPSDARRYADYTGCGNTLHVVQPQVLRLITDSLRYWVTEMGVDGFRFDLAAALARSMHDVDMLSPFLAVIAQDPVLRRVKLIAEPWDVGNGGYQVGSFPPLWTEWNDRYRDAVRDFWRGALPDVRDLGYRLSGSSDLYAWGGRRPYASINFVTAHDGFTLRDLVSYERKHNEANGEGNRDGTHDNRSWNCGVEGETDDPRVNALRRRQLRNLLTTLLVSTGVPMLVAGDEMGRTQGGNNNAYCQDGEVSWVDWSLLEKPGPRGLLELATRLVELRHRHPVLRRRAFFSGRPQAADGLRDLAWFTARGKEMTEQDWYAPASTLGLYLSGRDIPGRDARGAPVTDDSFLILLHSADRPASCVLPGPPWAGAYEVVVDTSEEEQGAPPGRTHRGGETVTLPARAMLVLKVTG encoded by the coding sequence GTGTCGAGCGCAGCCGAGCAGGAGGCAGTGCGGGGTGCCGCGAGGAGCGCGGCCGCCGCGCGGGGACGCGGCCACCGGGGTGAACCGGGGGCCCTGCGCCCACCTGTCTGGCCGGGCGCGCCGACCCCGCTTGGGGCGCGCTTCCGGGTCGGCCCGGACGGCGTGGCGGGCACCAACTTCGCGCTGTGGGCGGGCGGCGCCGAGGCGGTCGAGGTGTGCCTGTTCGACCCGTTGGGCGGCGAAACCCGGCTCGCCCTGACCGAGCTGACCCATGAGATCTGGCACGGCTTCGTCCCCGGGGTGCGGCCGGGCCAGCGGTACGGCTTCAGGGTGCACGGGCGCTGGGACCCCTGGACGGGCGCCCGCTGGAACCCGGCGAAGCTGCTCCTCGACCCGTACGCGCGGGCCGTGGACGGCGACTTCACGCTGCCCCCCGAGGTGTACGGGCACGTCCGCGACTGGCCGCAGCAGCAGGTCGCCGACACCGTACGCGACGACCGCGACTCGGCGCCGCACGTTCCCAAGGGCGTGGTCGTCCAGGACGACGACGACTGGGCGGACGACCACCGCCCCAAGACGCCCTGGTCCGACTCGGTCATCTACGAGCTGCATGTACGCGGCTTCACCCGGTTGCACCCGGAGATCCCCGAGCCACTGCGCGGCACCTACGCCGGCCTCGCGCACCCGGCGGCCCTGGAGCACCTGGTGCGTCTGGGAGTGACGGCGGTCGAGCTGCTCCCGGTGCACCAGTTCGCGCACGAGGACCATTTGCTGCGCCGCGGGCTCCGAAACTACTGGGGCTACAACTCGATCGGGTACTTCGCGCCGCACGCCGCCTATTCGGCGTCCGGGACCTCCGGGCAGCAGGTCGGCGAGTTCAAGCGGATGGTGCGGGCCCTGCACGGCGCCGGCATCGAGGTCATCCTCGACGTGGTCTACAACCACACGGCCGAGGCGGGCGAGCTCGGGCCGACGCTGTCCCTGCGCGGCATCGACAACCGCGGCTACTACCGCCTGCCGTCCGACGCGCGCCGGTACGCCGACTACACGGGCTGCGGCAACACCCTCCATGTGGTCCAGCCCCAGGTGCTGCGGCTCATCACGGATTCACTGCGCTACTGGGTGACCGAGATGGGGGTGGACGGCTTCCGCTTCGACCTGGCCGCGGCCCTCGCCCGCTCCATGCACGACGTGGACATGCTGTCGCCGTTCCTGGCCGTGATCGCCCAGGACCCGGTGCTACGCCGGGTGAAACTGATCGCCGAACCGTGGGACGTCGGTAACGGCGGCTACCAGGTGGGCTCCTTCCCGCCCCTGTGGACCGAGTGGAACGACCGCTACCGGGACGCCGTGCGGGACTTCTGGCGGGGCGCGCTGCCGGACGTGCGCGACCTCGGCTACCGGCTCTCGGGCTCCAGCGACCTGTACGCCTGGGGCGGCCGACGGCCGTACGCGTCGATCAACTTCGTGACCGCGCACGACGGTTTCACGCTGCGCGACCTGGTGTCGTACGAGCGCAAGCACAACGAGGCGAACGGAGAGGGCAACCGCGACGGCACCCACGACAACCGGTCGTGGAACTGCGGGGTGGAGGGCGAGACGGACGACCCCCGGGTCAACGCGCTGCGGCGCAGGCAGCTGCGGAACCTGCTCACCACCCTGCTGGTGTCGACGGGGGTGCCGATGCTGGTCGCGGGCGACGAGATGGGCCGCACTCAGGGCGGCAACAACAACGCGTACTGCCAGGACGGGGAGGTCAGCTGGGTCGACTGGTCGCTCCTGGAGAAGCCGGGGCCGCGCGGGCTGCTTGAACTGGCCACCCGGCTGGTCGAGTTGCGGCACCGCCATCCGGTGCTGCGCCGCAGGGCCTTCTTCTCCGGACGCCCGCAGGCCGCGGACGGGCTGCGGGACCTGGCCTGGTTCACCGCGCGGGGCAAGGAGATGACCGAGCAGGACTGGTACGCGCCGGCCTCGACGCTCGGCCTGTACCTGTCCGGCCGCGACATCCCGGGGCGCGACGCGCGGGGCGCCCCGGTGACCGACGACAGCTTCCTGATCCTGCTGCACTCGGCGGACCGCCCGGCGAGCTGTGTGCTGCCGGGGCCGCCGTGGGCCGGGGCGTACGAGGTCGTCGTGGACACCTCGGAGGAGGAGCAGGGCGCCCCGCCGGGCCGGACCCACCGGGGCGGCGAAACGGTGACGCTACCGGCGCGGGCGATGCTGGTACTGAAGGTGACCGGGTAG
- a CDS encoding methyltransferase family protein, which yields MSGDIDLAIRITMYAWLACELVLQVRQLLSSSPTERTEWRSLLLFVALTGAASWAAHPVARAAPALDYSTTSPAARVAVLLFVWAGMGLRLWAIVTLGRFFRGTVHVQRDHQVVRSGPYRWVRHPAYSGILLAGLALGVTFDNAAALLVFAAGGAMAVGYRIHVEERFLSRALGSAYTEYAAVTRRLIPGVW from the coding sequence ATGAGCGGCGACATCGACCTGGCCATCCGGATCACCATGTACGCCTGGCTCGCCTGCGAACTGGTGCTCCAGGTCCGCCAGTTGCTGAGCAGCTCGCCCACCGAGCGCACCGAGTGGCGCAGCCTGCTGCTGTTCGTGGCGCTGACAGGGGCGGCCTCCTGGGCGGCCCACCCGGTCGCCCGTGCCGCGCCCGCGCTCGACTACTCGACCACCTCGCCCGCGGCCCGCGTGGCCGTGCTGCTCTTCGTCTGGGCCGGGATGGGCCTGCGGCTGTGGGCCATCGTCACCCTGGGCCGCTTCTTCCGCGGCACGGTCCACGTCCAGCGGGACCACCAGGTCGTGCGGTCGGGGCCCTACCGCTGGGTGCGCCATCCCGCCTACAGCGGCATCCTGCTTGCGGGCCTCGCCCTCGGGGTCACCTTCGACAACGCGGCGGCCCTCCTCGTCTTCGCGGCGGGCGGCGCGATGGCCGTGGGCTACCGCATCCACGTCGAGGAGAGGTTCCTCTCGCGGGCGCTGGGCAGCGCCTACACGGAGTACGCGGCCGTCACCCGCAGGCTGATACCCGGCGTGTGGTGA
- a CDS encoding tRNA-dependent cyclodipeptide synthase, with translation MTITTEAFTVQPFTRSCHHIWDEGDHVLIGVSPGNSYFSAGRITDLVRWASARFTRIDIVYADLHVAELFSALGYDQDHAARRAAKELKAVRRRIVRGVEEAGPPGTQVGVHGLSEFARNPVYELLHRRVRHFLATDPAFRAGCERMAGHFLSTKAGEPAASAEQLAACLDYIAAELPFFLDTPGILGVPSSVSCYHAPIPLTELLYAKGGGLRASRNQAHAVVRPEGIAA, from the coding sequence GTGACCATCACAACTGAAGCATTCACCGTGCAGCCCTTCACGCGAAGTTGCCACCACATATGGGACGAGGGCGATCACGTCCTCATCGGTGTGAGTCCGGGAAACAGCTACTTCAGCGCCGGCCGCATCACCGACCTCGTCCGCTGGGCTTCGGCACGGTTCACCCGCATCGACATCGTGTACGCCGACCTCCACGTCGCCGAGTTGTTCAGCGCGCTCGGGTACGACCAGGACCACGCGGCACGGCGTGCGGCCAAGGAGCTCAAAGCGGTGCGCCGCCGGATCGTGCGCGGCGTCGAGGAGGCGGGGCCGCCAGGGACGCAGGTCGGGGTGCACGGGCTCTCGGAGTTCGCCCGGAACCCGGTGTACGAGCTGCTGCACCGCAGGGTGCGCCACTTCCTGGCGACCGACCCGGCCTTCCGGGCCGGCTGCGAACGGATGGCCGGGCACTTCCTGTCCACCAAGGCCGGCGAACCGGCCGCGAGCGCGGAGCAGCTCGCCGCCTGCCTCGACTACATCGCGGCGGAGCTCCCCTTCTTCCTGGACACCCCGGGCATCCTCGGCGTCCCCTCGTCGGTGTCGTGCTACCACGCGCCGATCCCGCTGACCGAGCTGCTCTACGCGAAGGGCGGCGGACTGCGCGCCTCCCGCAATCAGGCCCACGCCGTCGTGCGTCCGGAAGGAATCGCCGCATGA
- a CDS encoding ATP-binding protein — protein sequence MAGLEGVEQPARRGTAAAARCMPSADDELALKALELFGNPTEEEVRLPSRPESAATARRITQSVVLRQWALSPTLAEHAVLLVSELVGNAVRHTGARVFGLRMLRRRGWIRIEVRDPSRGLPCLMPVHELDISGRGLFLVDKLSDRWGVDLLPRGKTTWFEMRVADR from the coding sequence ATGGCGGGGTTGGAGGGTGTGGAGCAACCGGCGCGGCGTGGCACGGCGGCCGCGGCGCGGTGCATGCCGTCCGCCGATGATGAACTGGCGCTGAAAGCGCTGGAGTTGTTCGGCAACCCGACGGAGGAAGAGGTACGGCTGCCGTCCCGTCCGGAGTCGGCGGCCACCGCTCGCCGCATCACCCAGTCCGTCGTCCTGCGCCAGTGGGCGCTTTCGCCGACGCTCGCCGAGCACGCGGTGCTGCTCGTGTCGGAACTGGTCGGCAACGCGGTGCGGCACACCGGGGCCCGGGTCTTCGGCCTGCGCATGCTGCGCCGCCGGGGCTGGATCCGGATCGAGGTCCGCGACCCCTCGCGCGGGCTGCCCTGTCTGATGCCGGTGCACGAGCTGGACATCAGCGGCCGCGGCCTCTTCCTGGTCGACAAGCTCTCCGACCGCTGGGGCGTGGACCTGCTGCCGCGCGGCAAGACCACCTGGTTCGAGATGCGCGTCGCCGACCGTTGA
- a CDS encoding enoyl-CoA hydratase/isomerase family protein yields MTVNLEVSEGVATIRLNRPPMNALDVAMQDRLRELAEEAARRDDVRAVVLYGGEKLFAAGADIKEMQAMDHAAMVVRGRALQDSFTAVARIPKPVVAAVTGYALGGGCELALCADIRIAGDNAKLGQPEILLGLIPGAGGTQRLARLVGPSKAKDLIFTGRQVKAEEALAIGLVDQVVPAAEVYERAVAWAARLAQGPAIALRAAKESIDAGLETDIDTGLAIERNWFAGLFATEDRARGMRSFVEEGPGKAKFL; encoded by the coding sequence ATGACTGTGAACCTCGAAGTTTCCGAAGGCGTCGCCACCATCCGCCTGAACCGGCCTCCGATGAACGCCCTCGACGTCGCGATGCAGGACCGGCTGCGCGAGCTCGCCGAGGAGGCGGCCCGGCGCGACGACGTGCGGGCCGTGGTCCTGTACGGCGGCGAGAAGCTGTTCGCGGCGGGCGCGGACATCAAGGAGATGCAGGCCATGGACCACGCGGCGATGGTCGTACGCGGCCGGGCGCTGCAGGACAGCTTCACCGCCGTCGCCAGGATCCCCAAGCCCGTCGTGGCCGCCGTCACCGGCTACGCGCTCGGCGGCGGCTGCGAGTTGGCGCTCTGCGCCGACATCCGCATCGCCGGTGACAACGCCAAGCTGGGCCAGCCCGAGATCCTGCTCGGCCTCATCCCCGGCGCCGGCGGCACCCAGCGCCTGGCCCGTCTGGTGGGCCCGTCCAAGGCCAAGGACCTCATCTTCACGGGCCGGCAGGTGAAGGCCGAGGAGGCGCTCGCCATCGGCCTGGTGGACCAGGTGGTGCCGGCCGCCGAGGTGTACGAGCGGGCCGTCGCCTGGGCCGCGCGGCTCGCGCAGGGACCGGCCATCGCGCTGCGCGCCGCCAAGGAGTCGATCGACGCCGGTCTGGAAACGGACATCGACACCGGGCTCGCCATCGAACGCAACTGGTTCGCTGGCCTGTTCGCGACCGAGGACCGCGCGCGCGGCATGCGCAGCTTTGTCGAGGAGGGGCCGGGCAAGGCCAAGTTCCTCTGA
- a CDS encoding cytochrome P450, with the protein MSAEPVLDFPLSRRGDVLPEECAWLREKRPVARVRTLTGDEAWLVSSHALAKQVLEDGRFSLKDTAGEGVPRQYALTIPPEVVNNMGNINSAGLRSAVMKSLNPRTDGLADWLRARAGEFVDALRAEGPPADLRAGFADPFSAALHCKVVGAPFEDWRRLMSGLDVAFMTSAHTFEGAGLNWYKDLGYMVDRLNSPDLDPDSLLGRLAALRQDQESAHLTDEMLATVAVSLFGAGAVSTSAFLTLAILALLQHPDLAGYLREHPERMGRAVDELLRWNLSIGDGLPRLAVEDVPLGQVLIKKGELVLVLVEGANFDPEVFTDPERLDLEREHNPHLSFGAGRHFCPATGLGRLHAETALAVLVDRLPGLRLAVPTEQLVWRTGFIKRLPERLPVLW; encoded by the coding sequence ATGAGCGCCGAGCCCGTACTCGACTTCCCGCTCTCACGCCGGGGTGACGTGCTGCCCGAGGAGTGCGCGTGGCTGCGCGAGAAGCGGCCGGTGGCCCGGGTGCGTACGCTCACCGGCGACGAGGCCTGGCTGGTGAGCAGTCACGCGCTGGCCAAACAGGTCCTGGAGGACGGGCGGTTCAGCCTCAAGGACACCGCGGGCGAGGGCGTCCCGCGCCAGTACGCGCTGACGATCCCGCCCGAGGTCGTCAACAACATGGGCAACATCAACAGCGCGGGGCTGCGCTCCGCCGTGATGAAGTCCCTGAATCCGCGCACGGACGGTCTCGCCGACTGGCTGCGCGCGCGGGCCGGCGAGTTCGTCGACGCGCTGCGCGCCGAGGGCCCGCCCGCGGACCTGCGGGCCGGGTTCGCCGACCCCTTCTCTGCGGCGCTGCACTGCAAGGTCGTCGGGGCGCCGTTCGAGGACTGGCGCCGGCTGATGTCGGGCCTGGACGTGGCCTTCATGACCAGCGCGCACACCTTCGAGGGGGCCGGGCTCAACTGGTACAAGGACCTCGGCTACATGGTGGACCGGCTCAACTCGCCCGACCTCGACCCCGACAGCCTGCTCGGCCGGCTCGCGGCGCTGCGCCAGGACCAGGAGTCCGCCCACCTCACCGACGAGATGCTGGCCACCGTCGCGGTCTCGTTGTTCGGGGCGGGCGCGGTCTCCACCTCCGCGTTCCTGACCCTCGCGATCCTCGCCCTGCTCCAGCACCCGGACCTCGCCGGTTACCTGCGCGAGCATCCGGAGCGCATGGGCCGGGCCGTCGACGAGCTGCTGCGCTGGAACCTCTCCATCGGCGACGGGCTGCCCCGGCTCGCCGTCGAGGACGTCCCGCTGGGCCAAGTCCTCATCAAGAAGGGGGAGTTGGTGCTCGTCCTGGTGGAGGGCGCGAACTTCGACCCGGAGGTCTTCACCGATCCCGAGCGCCTCGACCTGGAGCGGGAGCACAACCCACATCTGTCGTTCGGCGCCGGGCGGCACTTCTGTCCGGCCACGGGGCTTGGCCGGCTGCACGCCGAGACGGCCCTCGCGGTCCTGGTGGACCGGCTTCCCGGGTTGCGCCTGGCGGTCCCGACCGAGCAACTGGTGTGGCGCACGGGCTTCATCAAGCGCCTGCCGGAGCGCCTGCCGGTGCTGTGGTGA
- a CDS encoding YncE family protein, protein MPTVSKRTTALLSAVLLAALAGCGSGADKKDEALGTKPAERPAVVKKTVPQGLPGMPPVLDPKDAYAADRPNALQPAVKNFLPRVYVPNTNSNTVSVIDPASYKVIETIQVGRQPQHVVPSWDMKTLWVNNDLGDSLTAIDPATGRTGRTVQVSDPYNLYFTPNGKYAVVMASKDRELVFRDPVTLNRAKTVPVTCAGVNHADFSMDGRYFIVSCEFSGELLKVDTEKMQIVGQQKLPFEGAMPQDVKMSPDGKTFYIADMMAHGMWVLDGDKFNKPTLMPTGKGCHGLYVSRDSKEMYISNRGEGTISIFDFTKNKLTKKWELPEGGSPDMGGVSADGKVLWLSGRYNAEVYAIDTATGKELARIPVGSGPHGLAVYPQPGRYSLGHTGVFR, encoded by the coding sequence ATGCCGACCGTATCGAAGAGGACCACCGCGCTGCTCTCGGCAGTCCTGCTCGCAGCCCTCGCCGGCTGCGGATCGGGTGCCGACAAGAAGGACGAGGCGCTCGGCACCAAGCCCGCGGAACGGCCCGCGGTCGTCAAGAAGACCGTGCCGCAGGGCCTGCCCGGGATGCCGCCCGTACTCGACCCCAAGGACGCCTACGCGGCCGACCGCCCCAACGCCCTCCAGCCGGCGGTCAAGAACTTCCTGCCGCGCGTCTACGTGCCCAACACCAATTCCAACACGGTCTCCGTCATCGATCCGGCCTCGTACAAGGTCATCGAGACCATCCAGGTCGGCCGCCAGCCGCAGCACGTCGTGCCCTCCTGGGACATGAAGACGCTCTGGGTCAACAACGACCTCGGCGACTCGCTCACCGCCATCGACCCGGCCACCGGCAGGACCGGGCGCACCGTCCAGGTCTCGGACCCGTACAACCTCTACTTCACGCCCAACGGCAAGTACGCCGTCGTGATGGCCTCGAAGGACCGCGAGCTGGTCTTCCGGGATCCGGTGACGCTGAACCGGGCCAAGACCGTCCCGGTGACCTGTGCGGGCGTCAACCACGCGGACTTCTCCATGGACGGCCGGTACTTCATCGTCTCCTGCGAGTTCTCCGGCGAGCTCCTGAAGGTCGACACCGAGAAGATGCAGATCGTCGGCCAGCAGAAGCTTCCGTTCGAAGGGGCGATGCCGCAGGACGTGAAGATGTCCCCGGACGGCAAGACCTTCTACATCGCCGACATGATGGCGCACGGCATGTGGGTGCTGGACGGCGACAAGTTCAACAAGCCCACCCTGATGCCCACCGGTAAGGGCTGTCACGGCCTCTACGTCAGCCGCGACTCCAAGGAGATGTACATCTCCAACCGCGGCGAGGGCACCATCTCCATCTTCGACTTCACCAAGAACAAACTGACGAAGAAGTGGGAGCTGCCGGAGGGCGGCAGCCCCGACATGGGCGGAGTGTCCGCCGACGGCAAGGTGCTCTGGCTGTCCGGCCGCTACAACGCCGAGGTGTACGCCATCGACACCGCCACCGGCAAGGAACTGGCCCGCATCCCCGTCGGCTCGGGCCCGCACGGACTCGCCGTCTACCCCCAGCCCGGCCGGTACTCGCTCGGCCACACCGGCGTCTTCCGCTGA